From Verrucomicrobia bacterium S94, the proteins below share one genomic window:
- a CDS encoding tRNA 2-thiocytidine(32) synthetase TtcA, with the protein MTDYFAQLCRLTGQAVMDYRMIQEGDRLLVGISGGVDSMMLMHLLTRLQKRAPVKFEVFAIHISEGFKGLDHKPLVHYAEKHRWKLNVIETPIAELILEKKAEERPCALCSRLRRGFIHGYAEEIGAGKLVLGHHRDDLCTSLLMGLFRGTGLKTMGPNVPGNAGKLRVIRPMCYAPKSLIETAAESFDFPDLGQCDYSEQLDRTGDRARLERLLKTLESDFPNLGKSMLRSMKDIRPGHLLDRDYLNLT; encoded by the coding sequence ATGACCGATTATTTTGCCCAGCTTTGCCGCCTCACCGGACAGGCCGTGATGGATTACCGCATGATCCAGGAGGGCGACCGCCTGCTCGTCGGCATCAGCGGAGGGGTTGATTCCATGATGCTCATGCACCTTCTCACCCGTCTGCAGAAACGGGCACCCGTAAAGTTTGAGGTGTTTGCCATCCACATTAGCGAAGGATTCAAGGGACTGGATCATAAACCGCTCGTCCACTATGCCGAAAAGCACCGCTGGAAACTGAACGTCATTGAAACCCCCATTGCCGAACTGATCCTCGAAAAAAAAGCCGAAGAACGCCCCTGTGCACTCTGCTCCCGGCTGCGGCGGGGTTTTATTCATGGCTATGCCGAAGAAATCGGGGCTGGAAAACTGGTTCTGGGCCACCACCGCGATGATCTCTGCACCAGTCTCCTGATGGGACTGTTCCGAGGAACCGGCCTGAAAACAATGGGTCCGAATGTTCCCGGTAATGCCGGAAAACTGCGGGTGATCCGTCCGATGTGCTATGCCCCGAAAAGCCTGATTGAAACCGCTGCCGAATCCTTCGACTTTCCAGACCTCGGACAATGCGACTATTCCGAACAGCTTGACCGGACGGGTGACCGCGCCAGACTGGAACGTCTGTTGAAAACCCTGGAATCCGATTTCCCGAACCTCGGCAAAAGTATGCTTCGTTCCATGAAGGATATACGGCCCGGGCATCTGCTCGACCGGGATTATCTTAACCTCACTTAA